CTCAGCTGGATAGAGTACTCGGCTACGAACCGAGCGGTCGGAGGTTCGAATCCTCCCGGATGCACCATCTTGCTCAGTGTGGCGAGGTAACGCAGCACTGAATCAGCGTTGTAAAGTAAGTTTCCCGATGCATCCGTAGCTCAGCTGGATAGAGTACTCGGCTACGAACCGAGCGGTCGGAGGTTCGAATCCTCCCGGATGCACCATTCTTGCTCAGTACGCCGATGATATGCAGATATGAATCTGCGTTGTAAATAGCATTTCCAGATGCATCCGTAGCTCAGCTGGATAGAGTACTCGGCTACGAACCGAGCGGTCGGAGGTTCGAATCCTCCCGGATGCACCATCTTCTTGATACACAAACCTGTTTATTATTTCGGTTCTGGCGGGAATTACTGCCGGGATCAGAAAGAATTGCGCTGTTTCAGCATTGGTCTGAAGGCGAGACTAACCCGAGTTATCTTCCCGGATTTGTTTGTTCAAGAAGTTCTGAATCTGTAGTGTAAAACTTTTCCCGATGCATCCGTAGCTCAGCTGGATAGAGTACTCGGCTACGAACCGAGCGGTCGGAGGTTCGAATCCTCCCGGATGCACCATCTTCTGCAATACCTCTGTCGATTTATCCTCTCAGGTTTAATGCATGTTTCTGCTGATACCAGCACGAATAACGCAGCTCAGGCAATACCCTACAAACTAAACAAAAACATCCTTCAGACCGTATCTCCTGCGTAAAACACAAAACTTCGTCTCACCGGCACCCCGTCAAAATCATGCTTAACACAATGCTTCTCACTCGCTGGCAGCGACAAAAATCACTGTTTACGTTAAAGTAACTGTTTGTTATCCGCTTTGTGAGAACATGATGTACGAACGTTACGCTGGTCTGATTTTCGATATGGATGGCACTATTCTTGATACAGAGCCAACTCACCGTAAAGCTTGGCATGACGTGCTCGGGCGTTATGGGATGCGTTTTGACGAACAGGCGATGATTGGGCTTAACGGCGCTCCAACCTGGCGTATCGCGCAATCCATTATTGAAGCTAACCGGGGCGATCTCGATCCTCATCTGTTGGCTCAGGAAAAAACGGCAGTTGTAAAAGCGATGCTGCTGGATTCTGTTCGTCCATTACCGCTTATCGAGGTGGTGAAAGCGTGGCATGGTCGTCGTCCGATGTCTGTGGGAACGGGCAGCGAAAGCGCGATTGCGGAAGCGCTGCTGGCACATCTTGGATTGCGAGGATACTTTGACGCCGTTATCGCAGCCGATCATGTTAAACATCACAAACCCGCGCCCGATACTTTCCTGCTTTGTGCGCAAAGCATGGGGGTGGAACCGACGCAATGCATTGTTTTCGAAGATGCAGATTTCGGGTTTCAGGCAGCGCGTGCAGCGGGTATGGACGTCGTAGACGTTCGCTTATTGTGAGCGACACGCTGTCGTTGTTGTCACTGTTTTCCAGCAGCTTTCTCAGCGCCACGCTGTTGCCTGGCAATTCTGAGGTCGTACTGGTTGCAATGCTAATTTCTCACGTTAGCCAGCCCTGGCTTCTTGTTGTAATAGCAACAATGGGTAATAGCCTTGGAGGGCTGACTAACGTTATTCTTGGGCGTTTCTTCCCGCAGCGTAAAACATCACGCTGGCAGGAAAAAGCGACTGACTGGCTTAAACGATACGGCGCGGCAGCGCTGTTGTTAAGCTGGGTGCCTGTTATAGGCGACTTGCTGTGCCTGCTGGCAGGATGGATGCGCTTGTCGTGGGGGCCAGTAGTAATTTTTTTATGCCTTGGCAAAGCGTTGCGCTATCTGGCGATCGCCTTTGTAACGCTGCAGGGTATGACGTGGTGGCACTAATTGGACTGAGTGAGTGACCTTTAATCGTCAACCATTACAATTATGCTTAATAAAATGATTATGACAGGCGGGAGGTCAATTTGATCCCGGACGTATCACAGGCGCTGTCCTGGCTGGAAAAACATCCTCAAGCTCTGAAGGGGATACAACGCGGTCTTGAGCGTGAAACGCTGCGCGTAAATGCGGATGGCTCTCTGGCAATTACGGGTCATGCGGCTGCGCTTGGCTCAGCACTGACCCATAAATGGATCACCACCGATTTTGCTGAAGCGCTGCTGGAATTTATCACTCCGGTGGATGACGATATCGATCATATGCTGACCATCATGCGCGATATTCACCGTTACACTGCGCGCCAGATAGGCGACGAACGCATGTGGCCGTTGAGCATGCCGTGCTATATCAAAGATGGTCAGGATATTGAACTGGCGCAGTATGGCACGTCCAATATCGGTCGCCTGAAAACGCTCTACCGTGAAGGGCTTAAAAATCGCTATGGCGCGCTGATGCAAACCATTTCCGGCGTGCATTACAATTTCTCGCTGCCGATGGCTTTCTGGGAAGCGAAAAGCGGCAGTACAGATAAAGAATCGGTATCGGAAGGGTATTTCCGCCTCATCCGCAATTACTACCGGTTTGGCTGGGTGATTCCGTATTTGTTTGGCGCTTCGCCAGCAATTTGCTCGTCGTTCCTGCAAGGGAAACCGACAACGCTGCCGTTTGAGAAAACGTCGAACGGTATGTACTACTTGCCGTATGCGACCTCATTACGCCTGAGCGATCTTGGGTACACCAATAAATCGCAAAGCAATCTCGGTATTACCTTCAATAACCTGCACGACTATGTGGTGGCGTTGAAGCGCGCAATCAAAACGCCTTCTGAGGAATACGCCAAAATTGGTCTGAAAAAAGAGGGTAAATACTTACAGATCAACACCAATATTCTGCAGATTGAAAACGAGCTGTATGCGCCCATTCGCCCGAAACGTGTGACCCGTAGCGGCGAAACACCATCGGATGCGTTGCTACGTGGCGGCATTGAATACATCGAAGTACGTTCTCTGGATATCAACCCCTTCACCGCCATTGGCGTAGACGAGCAGCAGGTGCGTTTCCTCGATCTCTTTATGGTCTGGTGCGTGCTGGCTGATGCGCCAGAAATGAGCAGCGACGAATTGCTGTGCACCCGTGCTAACTGGAATCGCGTGATTCTGGAAGGGCGTAAACCTGGTTTGACGCTCGGAATGGGCTGTGAAACCGCACAGTTCCCGCTCGCTCAGGTCGGTAAGGATCTGTTTAGCGATCTGAAACGTGTAGCGCAGACGCTGGATGGCGTGTACGGTGGCAAAGAGTACGAAAAAGTGTGCGACCAGTTGGTTGCCAGCTTCGACGATCCGGAATTGACATTCTCTGCGCGCATTCTGCGCTCAATGATTGATAATGGTATTGGCGGCACGGGGAAAGCCCTGGGCGATCAGTACCGGTCGCAGTTGCGTGAAGAGCCACTGGAAATTTTGCTTGAGGAAGATTTTATCGCCGAGTGCAAAGCGTCGCTGGCGCGTCAGGCGGAGGTTGAAGCCGGAGATTCGGAGTCGTTCGAGGCGTTACTCGCGCGCCACGCCTGATACAAAAGAAAAAGGCCACATCTCTGTGGCCAAAATTTCATCTCTGAAGATCAGGGATGATGATAACAAATGCGCGTCTTTCATATATTCAGACTCGCACGGGAAAAAAGAGTTCATTTTATTTTTAAAAAATCACTGTCGGAGGTGACTAAATGCCATTATTGGATAGCTTCACTGTCGATCATACCCGTATGGAAGCGCCAGCAGTCCGTGTCGCCAAGACTATGGACACGCCGCACGGCGACACCATTACCGTATTCGACCTGCGTTTCTGCGTACCGAACAAAGAAGTGATGCCGGAAAAAGGTATCCATACGCTGGAACATCTGTTCGCCGGTTTTATGCGTAACCACCTCAACGGCAACGGCGTTGAGATCATCGACATCTCTCCGATGGGTTGCCGCACCGGTTTCTACATGAGCCTGATCGGTACGCCGGACGAGCAGCGTGTCGCTGATGCCTGGAAAGCGGCGATGGCAGATGTCCTGAAAGTAAAACAGCAGAATCAGATCCCGGAACTGAACATCTATCAGTGCGGGACATACCAAATGCACTCTCTGGAAGAAGCGCAAGAAATCGCGCGTCACATCCTCGATCGCGATGTTCGCGTTAACAGCAACGAAGAACTCGCCCTGCCGAAAGAGAAATTGCAGGAACTGCATATCTAGTTTTCCCATGCCGCCTTTCTGCCTGGAAGGCGGCATTATTATTTTATCCGCACCCTTTCGTATTCTATTTCATTCAGTGAAAACATTATATTCCGTTATTTATAATGGAATTATGATGTGTCAATAATATCCATTCCGGCTATGTTGCTTCTTGTTGTTATTTAAATTACGGCGTGATAGTTTTCACCCCTGTTGTTATTTGACGGATATTTCACGTTTAATTTATTTATTAACTGAATGTAATTCAGTGAAATGATATACCTGAATAATGAGGATATTATGCGGCGTTCACACTCTTATCTTTTATGTCTCTCCTTCGTTTTACCCTTTACATTAGCGGGTTGTGTTAAAAAAACGGTGCCCTCCGTGGTGAAAGATGCGCCGCAGAAACAGCAGACACAGCAATGTTACGAGCTTCTGACTGCCTTAAAAGGTCTGGATAATTCCGCATTTGAAACTTACAAACAGCAATTTAATACGATTAATAAAAGCTATGAAGTCTACAAGAGAAATCGACCAATAATTGATAAGAATTCTGCGGAAATAATGAAAACCGAAATTGATAGTAAGATTGAAGTGGTTTGCTCGCGCGTGCGCAGCGCGGTATTCACTAATATGTCCAGTCGCGCAAATGCCCTGAAACAGTTATGAGAAAACTACTTTATTCATCTGCTGTGCTGTTATCGGCTATATCATCAGCAGCCACCAGCGCTGAGCCTGCCTCATTACTCGACCGACTAAACGATGAGCACATAATATCAGCCGAGCCGCAGTCTCCGTTTACGGCTGACCAAGGCAGTGCAGGTTCAGTTGCTACGTCTTCGTCACAGGCTGCTGTTAAACAGCAGACCGCGCCAAAAAAAGCATCGAGTGAGCCAGAAATCAGGTTACTGAAACGCAAAATCGCGGAGCTGCGACGTGAAGCAGAAACGCTGCGCAAAAAACAGACCTCAGCAACGCCCATACAGCCAAAAAATAACGCAGGCGGCGATAACAAACAGCCGCCGCCGATCATTAGTAGTGAAAACAAGCAGCTACAACAACAGTTGCAGGCCAGCGAGAAGCAACTTGCCGCAGCGAATAATAAACGTGAAGAGGCAAATAGTAACCTTGATGCCGCCGCGAAAAAGATGAGTGAGCAGGCGCTAAGTATTACGACGTTGAAAGATGAGTTGCAGCAGCGCAGCGAAGAAAAATCGCAGGCGGAACAGCAACTGGCTGAAGCGAAAAAGCAAGGCGCAGAGCTCAGCGCGAAGCTGCAACAGGCGGCCACAAAAACCGCAGAACAGGAAAAGCAGCTTGCCGAGGCGAATAAGAAGCGCGATGAGATAACCAGCCAGCTCGCTGCCGCCACCAAACAAGCCATAGATCAACAAAGCCAGCTTGCCGGGGCGAATAAAAAACGCGATGAGATAACCGACCAGTTGGCTGCTGCCACCAAACAAACGGCAGATCAGGCATCGCACATCGCCGCGCTGGAAGCGAAATTAAAGCAGAGCGGCGAAGAGAAGGCGCAAATGGAACAGCAACTCGCTGCTGTGAAGCGTGAGCCAACTGCGGTGGAAAAGGGGGCTAGTAAAGCGAATTCACCGGTATTCTCGCTGGCGGCGGATAAGTCTGAACTTGCGCGCGTCAACTACGCCTGGGGCGTCTGGTTTGCGGCAAAAGTTCAGCTTGAAAGCGAAACGCTGAAAGATATTGGGCAACAATTTATGCCGCAGGCTTTTCTGCAAGGCTTGCAGGATAAATTTGCGGGCAGTCTGCAAATGCCGAATGCCGATCTTGAAAAGGTCCTCACTACGCTCAACAAGCAGGTAGACGATGCGAGGCAACGCGAAATAACCCGCAACAAGAAGCAAGGGCAGCAGTTGCTGGCCGATGCGGCGAAGCTAAAGGGCGCGGTGCGGGCGGATAACGGCGTGGTCTATTTGGTTGAAAAACGTGGGCCGGGTACCGCTATTGGCGATACCGATGTCATCCGTTTCAAAGTGGATGAAAAGGTCAGCTCCGGGCAGGTTCTCGCACAGAACGAAGTTAATACGGCGCGGGTGAGCGAACTGCCGATGGTGATGCGTGCTGGGGTAAAAAAACTGGTCGTGGGTGGCAGAGTGAAGATTTATGTTCCCACCGAGCTGGCTTACGGCGAGGAAGGTATACCTGGCGCGGTGCCGCCCGGTGTGACGTCCGTCATGACGCTGGAAGTCCTCGGCATCGAGAAATAAAACAAGCAGTCAAAAAATCGCCTCCATTAAGGAGGCGATTTGCTTCTCAGGTTAATGCGCACCGCCGCCGCCGCCGCCCGCACCAAATGGCGGTTTGGCAAACCACACCAGCCCCAGCAAGATCAAGAATACCCCCGCAGAGAACCAGAAAATCTCATTGGCCGAGATAATCAGCCCCTGATTGGTTATCTGCTGCGCTATCCAGCCGGAAGCCTGTTGCTGCGACATGCCCATCCCCTGCAGCTGGTTATAGATTTCCTGCGAGTTCGGATTGTACGGGTTAACCGATTCCGTAAGCTGCGCATGGTGCATCGATTCCCGGTTAGTCCACAGCGTCGTGGTGATCGAGGTACCGATGGAGCCCGCCAGCGTACGCGCGAAGTTAGACAGGCTCGACGCCGCCGCCAGCCGTTCCGGTGGTAAACCTGAAAGGGTGATAGTCGTCAGCGGCATAAAGAAGCACGCCACCGCGAAACCCTGAATGAACTGCGGCCACGCCGAAGCGCCGAAATCCATGCCCGGCTCGAAGGTATACGCGCGCCAGTAGAAGCACACCGCGTACATGATAAAGCTGAACGTCACCAGACGGCGCATATCCAGCTTATGCGCGAAGCGGCCAATAATTGGCGACAGCAGCACCGGTATCACGCCAACTGGCGCGGAAGCCAGCCCCGCCCAGGTCGCGGTATAGCCATACACTTCCTGCAACAGCTGCGGTAACAAGACAATCGCGCCGAAGTAGAGCATATAGGCAAGGCTGATACACAAACAGCCGATGGTAAAGTTGCGCGACTTAAACAGCGACAGATCGACTATCGGGTTATCGTCGGTCAACTCCCACACCACCAGGAAACTTATCGATACCACGGCGACAATCGTCAGCACGACGATCTCCGTCGAGTTAAACCAGTCGAGCTCTTTACCCTGGTCGAGCATCACTTGCAGGCTACCGATACCGACGATCAGCAACGCCAGCCCAACACCGTCAATGCGCCGCTGCTCGGTACGCGTTTCGCGCCCACGCAGGCTTTGCAATGTGAGCAACACCACCAGCGCACCAATTGGCACGTTGATAAAGAAGATCCAACCCCAGTGGTAGTTATCGCTGATATAGCCGCCGAGGATCGGCCCACAAATCGGCGCGACGATCACCGTCATTGACCACAGCGCCAGCGCGATAGAGCGCTTGGCGGGCGGATAGTTGCTAAGCAACAAACTCTGTGACAGCGGGATCAGCGGCCCGGCGACAATCCCCTGGATCACACGAAAGAAAATAAGCATCCCCAGGCTGTTGGAGACGCCGCATGCCCAGGAGGCGATAGCGAAGGCGACGGTAGACCAGAGAAACAGCTTCACTTCCCCAACGCGTTTCGCCAGCCAGCCAGTGATCGGAATCGAGATGGCGTTCGCCACCCCGAACGAGGTGATCACCCAGGTACCCTGGCTCAGCGAGGAGCCAAGGTTACCGGCAATAGTCGGAATAGCAACGTTAGCGATGGTCGAGTCCAGCACCTGCATGAAGGTCGCAAGCGACAACGCAATGGTCATGATGACCAACTGCGCGCCTTCCAGCGGTTTCTGTTGCATTGCACTCACCTCAGATTAACCGGCGTTGGCTTTCACGATGTTTTCGATCAACGTGTTGACCGGCTCAAGGCTGATTTCCCGGGCGTTGCTTTCATAGGCCGGGCTGGTGCGCACCTGGCTTGCCAGCACCTGACCTTCGCGATTGGCGGTATCCACTTTCACCAGCGTGGACAGGCCAATACGCAGCGGATGATCGGCGAGCTGTTTTGCATCCAGTTCAATACGTACCGGCAGACGCTGAACCACTTTGATCCAGTTACCGGTGGCGTTTTGCGCAGGCAGCAGTGAGAAAGCACTGCCGGTGCCCATATCCAGGCCGACCACTTTACCGGTGTACTTCACTTCATCGCCGTAAATGTCGCTGATGATGGTGGCACTCTGGCCAATGCGCATATGCGCAAGCTGCGTCTCTTTAAAGTTCGCATCCACCCACAGGTTACTGGCCGGAACGACAGCCATCAGCGCGGTGGACGTGGTGATCTGCGCGCCAGGCTGTACAGCACGGCGGGAAACGTAGCCGGTAATCGGGCTAACAATTTTTGTACGTTGCAGCGCCAGCCAGCTATTGCGGACTTCCGTTGCCGCCTGTTTGACCGCCGGTTGATCTTCCAGCGGCGTATCCAGCACGATGGCCTGGTTAGCGTTGTATTGCTGAATGGCGACATCCAGCTCTGCTTGTGCGCTGGCCACGGCGTCACGGGCGTGTTGCAGCTCTTCGCGGCCAATCAGGTTGGCACTGCCGAGCGGCACGCGGCGGTTAAAATCGCTCTGTGCCTGGGCGAGGGCGGTTTTTTTCAGCTCAATGCTCGCCTGCAACTGTTTGCTGTTGATGATTGACTGGCGGGTCTGGCGCACGCTGCTTGCCAGCGCGGTTTGTGCTTTTTCAAACGCCTGTTGCGCATCTGTCGCGTCCAGCGTCACCAGTACATCGCCCTGTTTAACGAAATCGGTGTTATCGGCCCAGACTTTCGTCACGCTGCCGGACACCTGCGCCATGATTTGCACCTGGTTCCCTGCCACGTACGCGTCATCGGTTTCCTCGAAGTGACGCAGTACCAAAAACCAATAAATCCCGTATGCCACGGCAATAACAATAAAGAGCAAGGTCAGCAGAAGAAGGGTACTTTTACGTTTGCCTTTCTTTTTGACCGGTTGCTGCGGGGTTTGACTCTCCGCATTTGCGCTCATGCTTTTCTCCACGATCTTCTTATTTTCATCCCGGCAAACGCCGGCCTGTTTTTGCCAAAAAAGCCAGTAGATACTGGCTCTTCAGTATTTTTATATCCTGGATATTCGAGCGTCTTATCGCGTTAGCGCAACGCCTCGAGAATGACATCGTCCTCTTCCATCTGGTCGAGACGCGTCAGGAGTTTTCGGGTGATATGCTCAAGCTGATCTTTTTCGCTAACGCTTAGCGAAGACCAGAGTTGATGCAGGCAGTTATGCTGCGGGGGCAGAACCTGGCGCAGGAACTCATGACCTTTATCGGTCAACTGCAGGTGCAGACAGCGGCGATCGTTATCGCTTTCGCGACGCTCAATCCAGCCGCGCTTTTCCAGCTCATCGGCAATGCGTGTCGCATTGGTACGGGATGATCCCAGCGCGCTACTCAGCTCAGAAGGCTGAATACTGTGATTTTCCTGGGATTCCAGAGTGATCAGCGCCATAAACAACGTCTCGTTAATGCCCTGCGCTTTCAGCATCTTATTGCGGTTTTCCAGCAGCTTACCTTGCATATGCATACACAGGCGGGTTAACAGAATTTCCTGGAACGGGAAATCTTCATAGCGGCTGGCGCGAAACTTAAGCATTTGTTCAATGGGCGTAAACGAACTATCCATTTGGGTATAACCTCATTAATTGCAGTCGATATAGTAACGACAGTGACAAATAAAGTAAATGTATTATTTGTAGTAATAAATTTGCCTTATCTATGCTTCTGTCAGGAGTTTCCAGACGATTCCGTACGCGAAAGCGCTCAGTAGCGTGGGGAGAATAATGCTGCGTGTTTTCCAGAAGCTGACACCGAGCACCGCGAAACCGGCAAGTGTTGGCAGCAGACGGCGGCTGTCGGCGGCGATTTCCGGCACGCAGGAGACCACCAGCAGCGCGCAGATAGACGCGATGCCAATGGTGTCCAAAAATACACCGCTCACGCCGCGTTTCGCCGGGCGTGACTGTCCGGGGCGGATACGCAACGGCAGATAACGGAAAAGAAAATTGACGCAGCCCACCAGCAGGCCGAGCAGCAGCACCTCATTGCGCATCCGGTGCTCCTTGATAAAACGCCTGTACCAGCGCGGCCAGGCAGCCGGCGAAAATCCCGGCCAGAATCGCGGCAGGAATAGAAAACAGCGTGACGCCCACCAGTGCGCCGAGCAGCGCCGCCGTGACAGCGCTAATCTGGCGACGCTGGAACGAGGCGAGCAGGAAACTCATAAACAGCGCGGGCAACATAAACCCTAACGCCGATTCCACCGCCGGGTAACCTTCCAGCAGTCCGTCGCCGGAAAACGCGCCCAGCACCGTGCCCGCCACCCAGGAAAGCCAGGAAAATAAGGCGATACCGATCATCCAGTTTTCGCTCCAGCGGCGGTTATCACGCACCAGCTTCGCGGTGGCGGCGGCAAATACCTCATCCGTCAGGCCAAAAGCCCAGACGGCCGTTTTGCGGTTTTTGAGCGGTTGCAGAATGCGGCTACGCAGAGACGGGCCATAAAGCACGTGGCGAACATCCATGGCCATTACGGTCAGCGCGGCAACCCATAAAGCGCTACCCGCGGCAAGCATGGTGGTGATAACGAACTGGCTGGCACCCGCATAAATAATGCAGGAGAAGAAAACGCTTTCGAGTGGGGTAAAACCGAGTTTGGTGGCATTCATGCCAAAGGCAAACGCGACGGGGACGTAGCTCAAAACGATGGGAAGGCTGTCTTTGATACCTTCCAGAAATGTCGCGCTCTGGTCAGACGTACTCTGTGTTGCGGTTGCAGAACTATCCATATCCATAATGTTTGTTATATATCACCCACGTTAATATAACCGGGATAAACAAGTCCCATAACCTTAACAGACTGAGGGACTCGTTAACACCCCGGTGTTCCTCCGAAACGTGCAAACGTGGGTGGTTGTTTACATTGCCGCCTCCTGGCGGTGAAATCCTCGCCACCAAACCAGCAGATTCAGCAGCGCCAGCACGCTACCCGCCAGGCAAACCCCTGTCCAGCCTGCGTGTTGCCAGGCGGAAGCGGAGATCAGCGAGCCTGCCGCGCCGCCAATAAAATAGCTGGTCATATAGCCTGCGGTCAGGCGGTTTCGCGCGTCCGGTTTCACGCGATAGATAACCGTCTGGTTGGTGATATGCACCCCCTGCACGGTGAGATCCAGCACGATAATGCCAATAATCAATGCGATAACCGAGCTGTGTCCAAGCCAGATAGCCACCCAGGAGAGCAGTAACAGAATCAGGCCGCCGGTGGTGGTGAGATGGGAATGACCCCGATCCGCCAGCCCACCAGCCTGGCGTGCACCGAGTGCGCCTGCTGCGCCCACCAGGCCGAACAGGCCGATCGTCGCCTCGGAGAACTGAAACGGCGGTGAGGCCAGCAAAAACGCCATTGACGTCCATAAGATGCTGAAGTTCGCAAAGCTCAGGCAGCCAAGCATTGCCCGGGTACGTAACAGTTTGTCGCCAGCAAACAGGCCAAATACCGAGCCAAGCAGTTGCGGGTAATTAAGATGATTCTCTTGCTTGATTTTCGGCAGCCCGCGCCACAGCGCCAGCGCCATCAGCACCATTAACACACTGGCGACCCAGTAAACCGTGCGCCAGCCGCCAAGGCTTGCCAGCAATCCGGCAACGGTGCGCGCCAGCAAAATGCCGAGCAGCAGACCACTCATAATCGTCCCCACCACTTTGCCGCGTTTGTCCGGGGTTGCCAGCGTGGCGGCCAGCGGGACGAGAATTTGCGCCACCACGGAAAACAGCCCGGTCAGCGCCGTGCCGAGGATCATCAGCCCGAGCGATGAACTACTGGCAGTGATCAACATGCCGCCTGCCGACAGCAGCGTCATCAGCACAATCAGCGCACGTCGTTCGAACATATCGCCAAGCGGCACGAGAAATAACAGCCCGGCGGCGTAGCCAAGCTGGGCGGCGGTGACGATAAATCCAGCCTGGTTGGGCGTGAGTGAAAAGGCGTGGGCGATGGTATCTAGGAGCGGTTGCGCATAGTAGTTGCTGGCAACGGCGAGGCCGGTGGCAACGGACATCAGCGCAATCAGCGCCGGGCTAAGGCCCTGGTTCGGTGTAGTCATTGGTGTTGTAAGTCAGGTATGTTTTTTCCAGACACTCATGATAGCCAATGGATTGAAATGTGTGAGGAAGATCGCGTGTCGGAACGTGCGGTGACGTACCCTGCCAGGCGAACAGGCGAACAGGCGAACAGGCGAATAGGCGAACAGGCGAACAGGCGAACAGGCGAACAGGCGAACAGGCGAACAGGCGAACAGGCGAACAGGCGAACAGGCGAACAGGCGAACAGGCGAACAGGCGAACAGGCGGGCAGAGCCTGAATAAGCAAAAGCGCCATCCGGTACGAAACCGATGGCGCTTTTTAAAAGGTTACTGCGACAGGTTATTTCTGCGCAGCAAGTGCCTCTTTGATCCAGCCGTCGAACTGCTGCTGGTGCGCTTTGATCCAGCCATCAACGTGACCCTGAATATCTGCTTCAGACGATTTGCCCGCATGCATCATGGCGTTTTCGGCATTGATATCGGCCAGCGGCAGTTTCATCACTGCGAACAATTTCGCCGCCGCCGGGTTTTTCTCGGCCCAGGCTTTGTTGGCAACAATATGCATGGTGTTCACCGGGAACCCGTAGTTCATGCCGTTTGGCAGTTTGGTGTCGATATCTTTCTGTTCACCCGGCAGGGAAGAGAACGGGACCTGCAGCCAGACCACATCTTTACCCGGTTTCAGCACATCGCTTACCCAGTATGGCGTCCAGGTGTAATAGAGCACCGGTTTGCCTTCTTTGAAGCGGGTGATGGTATCGGCCATCATCGCCGAATAATTTCCGTGGCTGACGGTGACGGTGTTTTCCAGACCATATGCCTGATGCTGGTGGTTAATCACCGCTTCGCAGCCCCAGCCCGGTGAGCAACCCATCATATCGGCTTTGCCGTCGCCGTTACCGTCAAACAGTTTGGCAATTTTCGGATCTTTTAGCTGCTCAATGTTGGTGATGTGATATTTCTCGGCGGTCTTCTTATCGATCAAATATCCCTGCGCCGCACCGGTGACATAAGTG
This genomic interval from Kosakonia sacchari SP1 contains the following:
- a CDS encoding AzlC family ABC transporter permease, translated to MDSSATATQSTSDQSATFLEGIKDSLPIVLSYVPVAFAFGMNATKLGFTPLESVFFSCIIYAGASQFVITTMLAAGSALWVAALTVMAMDVRHVLYGPSLRSRILQPLKNRKTAVWAFGLTDEVFAAATAKLVRDNRRWSENWMIGIALFSWLSWVAGTVLGAFSGDGLLEGYPAVESALGFMLPALFMSFLLASFQRRQISAVTAALLGALVGVTLFSIPAAILAGIFAGCLAALVQAFYQGAPDAQ
- the ygaH gene encoding L-valine transporter subunit YgaH — protein: MRNEVLLLGLLVGCVNFLFRYLPLRIRPGQSRPAKRGVSGVFLDTIGIASICALLVVSCVPEIAADSRRLLPTLAGFAVLGVSFWKTRSIILPTLLSAFAYGIVWKLLTEA
- the emrA gene encoding multidrug efflux MFS transporter periplasmic adaptor subunit EmrA translates to MEKSMSANAESQTPQQPVKKKGKRKSTLLLLTLLFIVIAVAYGIYWFLVLRHFEETDDAYVAGNQVQIMAQVSGSVTKVWADNTDFVKQGDVLVTLDATDAQQAFEKAQTALASSVRQTRQSIINSKQLQASIELKKTALAQAQSDFNRRVPLGSANLIGREELQHARDAVASAQAELDVAIQQYNANQAIVLDTPLEDQPAVKQAATEVRNSWLALQRTKIVSPITGYVSRRAVQPGAQITTSTALMAVVPASNLWVDANFKETQLAHMRIGQSATIISDIYGDEVKYTGKVVGLDMGTGSAFSLLPAQNATGNWIKVVQRLPVRIELDAKQLADHPLRIGLSTLVKVDTANREGQVLASQVRTSPAYESNAREISLEPVNTLIENIVKANAG
- the mprA gene encoding transcriptional repressor MprA, which codes for MDSSFTPIEQMLKFRASRYEDFPFQEILLTRLCMHMQGKLLENRNKMLKAQGINETLFMALITLESQENHSIQPSELSSALGSSRTNATRIADELEKRGWIERRESDNDRRCLHLQLTDKGHEFLRQVLPPQHNCLHQLWSSLSVSEKDQLEHITRKLLTRLDQMEEDDVILEALR
- a CDS encoding MFS transporter, encoding MTTPNQGLSPALIALMSVATGLAVASNYYAQPLLDTIAHAFSLTPNQAGFIVTAAQLGYAAGLLFLVPLGDMFERRALIVLMTLLSAGGMLITASSSSLGLMILGTALTGLFSVVAQILVPLAATLATPDKRGKVVGTIMSGLLLGILLARTVAGLLASLGGWRTVYWVASVLMVLMALALWRGLPKIKQENHLNYPQLLGSVFGLFAGDKLLRTRAMLGCLSFANFSILWTSMAFLLASPPFQFSEATIGLFGLVGAAGALGARQAGGLADRGHSHLTTTGGLILLLLSWVAIWLGHSSVIALIIGIIVLDLTVQGVHITNQTVIYRVKPDARNRLTAGYMTSYFIGGAAGSLISASAWQHAGWTGVCLAGSVLALLNLLVWWRGFHRQEAAM
- the proX gene encoding glycine betaine/L-proline ABC transporter substrate-binding protein ProX, translated to MRHSVLFATAFATLVSTSAFAADAELPGKGITVKPFQSTIAEESFQTLLVSRALEKLGYTVNTPDEVDYNVGYTSMAAGDVTFTTVNWQPLHDDMYAAAGGDKKFYREGTYVTGAAQGYLIDKKTAEKYHITNIEQLKDPKIAKLFDGNGDGKADMMGCSPGWGCEAVINHQHQAYGLENTVTVSHGNYSAMMADTITRFKEGKPVLYYTWTPYWVSDVLKPGKDVVWLQVPFSSLPGEQKDIDTKLPNGMNYGFPVNTMHIVANKAWAEKNPAAAKLFAVMKLPLADINAENAMMHAGKSSEADIQGHVDGWIKAHQQQFDGWIKEALAAQK